Proteins encoded within one genomic window of Bombus vancouverensis nearcticus chromosome 4, iyBomVanc1_principal, whole genome shotgun sequence:
- the Tor gene encoding serine/threonine-protein kinase Tor — MSSTLVQQFVQRLKSRNEEIRNKAARDLCLYVKTELREASQEEITAFMDEFNHHIFEMVSGSDVNEKKGGILAIVCLIGADVGNINTRTIRFANYLRNLLPSNDVGVMELAAKTVGKLALVSGTYTAEYVEFEVKRAFEWLGGDRHEGKRHAAVLVLRELAVSMPTYFFQQVTPFFELIFNAIRDPKPVIREGAVEALRAALVVTAQRETAKQMHKSQWYKQCYDEIVSGFEEVYTRERGVNRDDRIHGSLLVLNELLRCSNIQWERNYETLMERLNCSTQQNENDILSLMPRLKTTIVSKWFSSSQNSTNSQQTLYPAHESAVCRCLMQERLDDIYNDVMNQRMSRNPHIQHALMMLLPRLAAFNKEKFTKDHLRESLTYLLMTLRSREKDRYAAFTTIGLIAVAVEDSINPYLSKIMEVIKNLLPSKETSTKKRGASLEPAVFVCITLLGHAVKQVIAADVRDLLESMLQTGLSPILTTSLRELAHSVPSLKPDISQGLLRMLSQVLMQKPLRHPGAPWTATSPISGPPTEVDIPSTVLALKTLGTFNFDGNPLLQFVRRCADHFLTSEQAEVRLEAVRTCSRLLRLALNQPGPTVTNTVSTVLGKLLVVGITDTDPDVRLWVLASLDDSFDIHLAQAENLSALFIAMNDEMFEIRELAIRTIGRLSTMNPAYVMPSLRKTLIQFLTELEHSGMGRNKEQAARMLDHLVVSAPRLIRPYMEPILKVLVPKLKEPESNPGVILAILRAIGDLAEVNGAEMQQWMPELLCILLEMLVDASSPEKRGVALWVLGQLVGSTGHVVKPYMQYPSLLDVLINFLKTEQQLIIRRETIRVLGLLGALDPYKHKMNLGQIDSQLDTLTSMADTKSETENTQDLTTSEMLVNMSSSTLEEYYPAIAIATLMRIIRDPTLSQHHTMVVQAVTFIFKSLGIKCVPYISQVMPSFLNVVRTADVNFREFLFQQLAVLIAIVKQHIRNYLDDIFNLIKEFWTVNSPLQSTLILLVEHIAVALGAEFKIYLPQLMPQILRVLTHDTSKDRWVTVKLLQALQKFGNNLDNYLHLVLPPIVKLFHATDCPITVNKVALETVDHLADTLDFTDFASRIVHPLVRTLDQCPELRNTAMDTLCALVIQLGKKYQIFILLVQKVMTKHKIVNSRYDVLIDKILTETTVADGEDYLLMRHRHARNKNRDLSLTPSDTTTIKRLHVSASNLQKAWTATRRVSKDDWLEWLRSLSIGLLKESPSPALRSCWALAQTYSQLPRDLFNAAFVSCWTELDDTYKAELIQTLQQALMVPDLPEITQTILNLAEFMEHCDKGPLPLDNKILGERAMHCRAYAKALHYKEDEFHKSRNSNVFESLISINNKLQQKEAAEGLLEYVMNQNNQQDLKVQIRWYEKLHNWDKALQLYRERLESNSTDVESTLGEMRCLEALGEWGQLHDVATKQWSHQSDETKQRMARMAAAAAWGLNQWESMEKYVSLIPKDTQDGAFYRAVLAIHDEQYDIAHQLIDSARDLLDTELTAMAGESYQRAYNAMVEVQKLAELEEVIQFKLVPERRSTIKSMWWERLQGGQRIVEDWQKIIQVHTLVVSPQDDMYTWLKYASLCRKSGSLMLCHKTLVMLLGTDPSLTPDQPLPTTHPQVTFAYCKHMWVANKREEAYNQLQRFVQMSLQPTTVSVVNQEDEKQQEVRKRLLARCYLKLGEWLEALQGINEHSIPAVLSYYAAATEHDPTWYKAWHAFAYTNFETVLFYKHQQGDSNNENIPGNGTRGNLSSSQYISQFTVPAVEGFFRSINLSHGNSLQDTLRLLTLWFDYGQWPEVYEAIVEGIRLIEINTWLQVIPQLIARIDTPRALVGRCIHHLLIDIGKTHPQALVYPLTVASKSASHARKTAANKILKSMCEHSPTLVQQAMMASDELIRVAILWHELWHEGLEEASRLYFGERNVRGMFDTLEPLHAMLERGPQTLKETSFNQAYGRDLMEAQEWCRRYKASRNVRDLNQAWDLYYHVFRRISRQLPQLTSLELQYVSPKLLLCRDLELAVPGSYSPGQPIVRIASIHSSMQVITSKQRPRKLCIKGSNGKDYMFLLKGHEDLRQDERVMQLFGLVNTLLLHDPDTFRRNLTIQRYAVIPLSTNSGLIGWVPHCDTLHTLIRDYREKKKILLNIEHKIMLRMAPGYDHLMLMQKVEVFEHALEHTHGDDLSRLLWLKSPSSEVWFDRRTNYTRSLAVMSIVGYILGLGDRHPSNLMLDRLSGKILHIDFGDCFEVAMTREKFPEKIPFRLTRMLINAMEVTGIEGTYRRTCESVMSVLHRNKDSLMAVLEAFVYDPLLNWRLMDNAALKGKRSDAQGMSASSNQEHSDVLDSLTATLPKKGVPCSVENGGDTNQPEALNKKALTIITRVRDKLTGRDFSHEETLSVQRQVDLLIQQATNNENLCQCYIGWCPFW, encoded by the exons ATGTCGAGTACACTTGTACAACAATTTGTTCAAAGACTTAAATCCAGGAATGAAGAAATACGTAACAAAGCAGCTAGAGACCTGTGTCTCTATGTTAAAACAGAACTACGCGAAGCATCACAGGAAGAAATTACAGCTTTTATGGATGAATTTAATCATCACATATTTGAGATGGTATCTGGGTCAGATGTAAATGAAAAAAAGGGTGGGATCTTAGCCATAGTTTGCCTTATTGGAGCTGATGTAGGGAATATTAACACAAGAACTATAAGATTTGCAAATTATTTAAGGAATTTATTACCTTCTAATGATGTGGGTGTTATGGAGTTAGCTGCGAAAACAGTTGGTAAACTAGCATTAGTTTCTGGTACTTATACAGCAGAATATGTAGAATTTGAAGTAAAGCGTGCCTTTGAATGGCTTGGTGGTGATAGACATGAAGGTAAAAGACATGCTGCTGTCCTTGTTTTAAGAGAACTTGCTGTTTCTATGcctacatatttttttcaacaAGTGACACCATTTTTTGAACTCATATTTAATGCAATACGTGATCCAAAACCTGTAATAAGAGAAGGCGCTGTTGAAGCATTGAGAGCTGCTTTGGTTGTCACTGCACAGAGAGAAACAGCAAAACAAATGCACAAGTCACAATGGTACAAGCAATGTTATGATGAAATAGTGTCAGGATTTGAAGAAGTGTATAccagagaaagaggagtaaatAGAGATGATAGAATACATGGTTCACTACTGGTATTGAATGAATTGCTAAGATGTAGTAACATTCAGTGGGAGAGAAATTATGAAACGTTAATGGAACGACTAAATTGTTCTACCCAACAAAATGAAAACGATATATTGTCGTTGATGCCGCGATTAAAAACAACGATAGTGTCTAAGTGGTTTAGTTCTTCTCAAAATTCTACCAATTCTCAACAAACATTATATCCAGCACATGAATCTGCAGTATGTCGTTGTTTAATGCAAGAAAGATTAGATGATATTTATAATGATGTAATGAACCAGAGAATGTCTAGAAATCCACATATCCAACATGCTCTTATGATGTTGTTACCTAGGCTTGCAgcatttaataaagaaaaatttacgaAAGATCACTTGAGAGAATCATTAACGTATCTTTTAATGACTTTACGTAGTAGAGAGAAAGATCGATATGCCGCATTTACTACAATTGGACTTATAGCAGTTGCGGTAGAAGATTCGATAAATCCCTATCTTTCAAAAATTATGGAAGTGATCAAGAATTTGTTACCTTCTAAGGAAACGTCTACTAAAAAACGTGGAGCATCTTTGGAACCTGCAGTATTCGTTTGTATTACTTTACTCGGACATGCGGTAAAACAAGTAATAGCTGCAGATGTGAGAGATCTGTtagaatctatgttacagaCTGGATTAAGTCCCATTCTTACAACATCTCTCAGGGAACTAGCTCACAGTGTACCATCATTGAAACCTGATATATCTCAAGGACTTTTACGAATGTTATCTCAAGTTTTGATGCAGAAACCTTTAAGACATCCTGGTGCACCATGGACTGCAACTAGTCCTATCTCTGGACCTCCCACTGAAGTGGATATTCCATCTACAGTTTTAGCATTGAAGACTCTTGGAACCTTTAATTTTGATGGCAATCCACTTTTACAGTTTGTAAGGCGATGTGCCGACCATTTTCTTACGTCTGAACAAGCAGAAGTTCGATTAGAGGCTGTAAGAACATGTTCACGATTGTTGCGATTAGCGTTAAATCAACCTGGACCAACAGTAACTAATACTGTCTCTACTGTTCTTGGAAAATTGTTAGTTGTGGGCATAACAGACACAGATCCTGATGTAAGACTCTGGGTTTTAGCTTCCCTAGATGACTCATTTGATATTCATTTGGCACAAGCAGAAAATCTTTCTGCATTATTTATTGCGATGAATGATGAAATGTTCGAAATAAGAGAATTAGCAATCCGCACAATCGGACGATTAAGCACGATGAATCCAGCATACGTTATGCCCTCTCTTCGTAAAACACTTATTCAATTTTTAACAGAATTAGAACACTCAGGTATGGGTCGTAACAAGGAGCAAGCTGCACGAATGTTGGATCATCTGGTCGTCAGTGCGCCAAGACTTATTCGACCATACATGGAACCCATCCTGAAAGTCCTTGTCCCAAAGTTAAAGGAACCTGAATCTAATCCTGGTGTGATTCTAGCTATACTACGCGCTATTGGTGATCTAGCGGAAGTTAATGGTGCTGAAATGCAACAATGGATGCCTGAGCTCCTCTGTATATTGCTGGAGATGCTAGTCGACGCAAGTTCTCCAGAAAAAAGGGGAGTTGCTTTATGGGTCCTTGGTCAACTAGTTGGAAGCACAGGACATGTTGTTAAACCATATATGCAATATCCTTCATTACTAGATGTAttgataaatttcttaaaaacaGAGCAACAATTAATTATTAGAAGAGAAACTATAAGAGTTCTTGGATTATTAGGTGCTTTGGATCCATATAAACATAAGATGAATCTTGGTCAGATTGACTCTCAATTGGATACTCTCACTTCTATGGCTGATACTAAAAGTGAAACTGAAAACACACAAGATTTAACTACTAGCGAAATGTTAGTGAATATGTCCTCGTCAACTTTAGAAGAATATTATCCAGCTATCGCAATTGCAACGCTTATGAGAATTATCCGTGATCCGACGTTATCGCAGCATCATACTATGGTGGTTCAAGCTGTAACCTTTATATTTAAAAGTTTAGGTATTAAATGTGTTCCATATATCTCTCAAGTGATGCCGAGCTTCCTTAATGTGGTTCGTACAGCAGATGTTAACTTTCGAGAGTTCCTGTTTCAACAACTGGCTGTCCTTATTGCCATTGTGAAGCAGCATATTAGAAATTATTTAGacgatatatttaatttaattaaagaattttgGACTGTGAATAGTCCATTACAGAGCACGCTGATACTTTTAGTTGAACATATTGCTGTAGCATTAGGTGCagaatttaaaatatacttACCTCAATTGATGCCACAAATATTAAGAGTTTTAACGCATGACACAAGTAAGGATAGATGGGTCACAGTGAAGCTTCTTCAAGCACTCCAAAAATTTGGAAATAATCTAGACAATTATCTTCATCTAGTTTTACCACCAATTGTGAAATTATTCCATGCCACTGATTGCCCAATAACTGTGAACAAAGTGGCGCTTGAAACTGTTGATCATTTAGCAGATACATTGGATTTCACAGATTTTGCATCTAGAATCGTGCATCCTTTGGTACGGACTTTGGATCAGTGTCCAGAGCTACGAAATACGGCGATGGACACATTATGCGCGTTAGTGATACAATTAGGGAAAAAATATCAGATCTTTATCTTATTAGTACAGAAAGTTATGACGAAGCATAAAATTGTTAATTCGCGTTACGATGTTctaattgataaaattttgACAGAGACTACCGTTGCTGACGGCGAAGATTATCTCTTAATGAGACATCGACATGCAAGAAACAAAAATCGTGACTTATCTTTGACACCGTCTGACACGACTACGATTAAAAGATTACATGTATCCGCTTCGAATCTTCAAAAAGCCTGGACTGCAACGAGAAGAGTTTCAAAGGACGATTGGCTGGAATGGCTAAGAAGTTTGTCGATAGGTTTGCTCAAAGAATCACCGTCACCTGCATTAAGATCATGTTGGGCTCTTGCACAAACCTATTCTCAATTACCGAGAGACTTATTTAATGCTGCTTTCGTTTCCTGTTGGACTGAATTAGACGACACGTACAAAGCGGAGCTTATACAAACTTTACAACAAGCATTAATGGTTCCTGATCTTCCAGAGATAACACAGACGATCTTAAACCTAGCAGAATTCATGGAACATTGTGATAAGGGGCCATTACCTTTGGATAATAAAATTTTGGGTGAAAGAGCAATGCACTGTAGAGCTTATGCAAAGGCATTACATTATAAAGAAGACGAGTTTCACAAAAGCAGAAATAGCAATGTTTTTGAATCTTTAATTTCTATCAATAACAAACTTCAACAAAAAGAAGCTGCAGAAGGTTTACTGGAATATGTTATGAATCAAAATAATCAACAAGACTTAAAAGTGCAAATTCGTTGGTATGAAAAATTGCATAATTGGGATAAAGCTTTGCAATTGTACAGAGAAAGATTAGAAAGCAACTCTACGGATGTAGAGTCAACTCTAGGTGAAATGCGTTGTTTAGAAGCTCTTGGGGAATGGGGACAATTGCACGATGTCGCTACGAAACAGTGGTCACATCAAAGCGACGAAACCAAGCAGAGAATGGCTAGAATGGCAGCGGCTGCAGCATGGGGTTTAAATCAGTGGGAAAGTATGGAAAAATATGTCTCCTTGATACCAAAGGATACTCAAGATGGCGCCTTTTATAGAGCTGTTTTAGCAATTCATGATGAACAATATGATATTGCTCATCAGCTAATTGATAGTGCTAGAGATTTATTAGACACAGAATTGACTGCCATGGCTGGTGAAAGTTATCAGAGAGCTTATAATGCCATGGTGGAGGTCCAGAAGTTAGCAGAACTAGAGGAAGTAATACAATTTAAATTGGTCCCAGAAAGAAGGTCCACTATTAAATCCATGTGGTGGGAAAGGCTTCAAGGTGGGCAGAGGATAGTTGAAGACTGGCAAAAGATTATACAGGTTCACACACTGGTAGTTTCACCCCAGGATGATATGTATACATGGTTAAAATACGCTAGTCTCTGCAGGAAAAGTGGCAGTTTAATGTTATGTCACAAAACATTAGTTATGTTGCTTGGAACAGATCCTTCTTTAACTCCTGATCAGCCATTACCAACCACTCATCCTCAAGTGACATTCGCTTATTGCAAGCACATGTGGGTGGCAAATAAACGCGAAGAAGCGTACAATCAGTTGCAAAGATTTGTGCAGATGTCTTTACAACCGACGACTGTGTCGGTGGTAAATCAAGAAGATGAGAAACAACAAGAAGTAAGAAAACGATTACTTGCTAGATGTTATTTGAAGCTTGGAGAATGGTTGGAAGCTTTGCAGGGCATAAATGAACATTCTATTCCGGCGGTGCTATCTTATTATGCTGCAGCTACAGAACACGATCCTACTTGGTACAAAGCATGGCATGCTTTTGCATATACTAACTTTGAAAcggttttattttataaacatcAACAAGGCGATTCGAATAATGAGAACATTCCAGGAAACGGAACTCGCGGTAATCTTTCTAGTTCACAATACATATCTCAATTTACTGTACCAGCAGTTGAAGGGTTTTTCAGATCTATTAATCTTTCCCATGGTAATTCTTTGCAAGATACACTTCGTTTGTTGACCTTATGGTTTGATTATGGTCAGTGGCCAGAAGTGTATGAAGCTATCGTCGAAGGTATCCGTTTAATCGAAATCAATACTTGGCTACAAGTAATTCCGCAACTTATAGCAAGGATAGATACACCCAGAGCTTTAGTTGGTAGATGTATACATCATCTCTTGATAGATATTGGAAAAACACATCCTCAAGCCTTGGTCTATCCTTTGACTGTAGCGTCGAAAAGCGCCAGTCATGCCAGAAAGACTGCCGCCAATAAAATTCTTAAAAGTATGTGCGAACATAGCCCGACTCTGGTGCAACAAGCAATGATGGCTAGTGATGAATTAATCAGAGTCGCGATTCTCTGGCATGAATTGTGGCATGAAGGGCTGGAAGAAGCCAGCAGATTATATTTCGGTGAAAGAAACGTTCGGGGAATGTTTGATACGTTAGAGCCCTTACATGCAATGTTAGAGAGAGGCCCACAGACTTTAAAAGAAACATCTTTCAATCAAGCTTATGGCAGAGATTTAATGGAGGCACAAGAATGGTGTCGCAGATATAAAGCTTCGCGCAATGTCCGTGATTTGAATCAAGCTTGGGATTTGTATTATCACGTTTTTAGGAGGATATCTCGACAGTTACCGCAGCTAACTAGTTTAGAACTTCAGTATGTCAGTCCAAAATTACTTCTTTGTAGGGATTTAGAATTGGCCGTGCCAGGCAGCTATAGTCCTGGACAACCAATAGTTAGGATAGCAAGTATACATAGTTCCATGCAAGTGATAACAAGCAAACAGCGACCGcgaaaattatgtataaaag GTAGCAATGGTAAAGATTACATGTTCCTTTTGAAAGGACATGAAGATCTCAGACAGGATGAACGAGTAATGCAATTATTTGGTCTAGTCAATACCCTCCTGTTGCATGATCCAGATACCTTTAGAAGAAATCTTACTATCCAA AGGTATGCTGTAATTCCACTATCCACAAATAGTGGTCTGATTGGTTGGGTACCACATTGTGATACATTACATACATTAATTAGAGATtacagagaaaaaaagaaaatactacTAAACATAGAACATAAGATAATGTTAAGA ATGGCACCGGGTTATGACCATCTTATGCTCATGCAAAAGGTTGAAGTGTTCGAACATGCCCTTGAGCATACACATGGTGATGATTTGTCACGACTTCTTTGGTTAAAATCACCGTCAAGTGAAGTATGGTTTGATCGTAGAACAAATTACACTCGTTCTCTCGCTGTAATGTCTATAGTAGGATATATTCTTGGCCTTGGTGATCGACATCCATCTAATTTGATGTTGGATCGTTTAAGTGGGAAAATATTGCACATTGACTTCGGAGATTGCTTCGAAGTAGCCATGACTCGTGAGAAGTTTCCCGAGAAAATTCCGTTCCGGCTAACAAGAATGTTAATCAATGCAATGGAAGTAACGGGAATCGAGGGCACGTACAGAAGAACTTGTGAATCAGTAATGTCAGTCTTACATCGTAACAAAGATAGTTTGATGGCAGTGCTAGAAGCGTTTGTTTATGATCCTTTGTTAAACTGGCGGTTGATGGACAATGCCGCATTAAAAGGTAAAAGATCTGATGCCCAAGGAATGAGTGCCAGTAGTAATCAAGAGCACAGCGATGTATTAGATTCTCTTACCGCCACATTACCAAAGAAAGGAGTACCATGTAGCGTTGAAAATGGAG GTGATACTAATCAACCAGAAGCATTGAACAAAAAAGCTCTTACCATCATAACAAGAGTAAGGGATAAATTAACTGGACGTGATTTCTCTCACGAAGAAACACTGAGTGTCCAACGCCAAGTTGATCTTTTAATTCAGCAAGCTACTAATAACGAGAATTTGTGTCAATGTTACATTGGATG GTGCCCTTTCTGGTAA